In Solanum pennellii chromosome 7, SPENNV200, the following are encoded in one genomic region:
- the LOC107024095 gene encoding uncharacterized protein LOC107024095 isoform X2, which produces MEIYYLVIQYLNNNLKLNLTMAMEEYTSQISDEIHTDVLSKARISCYQARDAFYSCLVNKSDKKPTEIGTVGLLYPVDCNKTRQEYVKQCRPTWVKHFDRQYCSKKKVQRHLDDNESRRGL; this is translated from the exons ATGGAAATTTATTATCTAGTTATtcaatatctaaataataatttaaagttgAA TTTAACAATGGCGATGGAAGAGTATACATCACAAATCAGTGACGAAATTCACACCGATGTTCTCAGCAAAGCTCGAATCTCTTGCTACCAG GCGAGAGATGCGTTCTACTCATGCCTGGTGAATAAATCAGACAAGAAGCCTACAGAAATCGGGACTGTTGGGCTGTTATACCCAGTTGATTGCAACAAAACTAGGCAGGAATATGTGAAGCAATGCAGACCTACTTGG GTGAAGCATTTTGATAGGCAGTACTGTTCTAAGAAGAAAGTTCAGAGACATTTGGATGATAATGAGTCGAGGAGAG GGTTGTAA
- the LOC107024095 gene encoding uncharacterized protein LOC107024095 isoform X1 → MEIYYLVIQYLNNNLKLNLTMAMEEYTSQISDEIHTDVLSKARISCYQARDAFYSCLVNKSDKKPTEIGTVGLLYPVDCNKTRQEYVKQCRPTWVKHFDRQYCSKKKVQRHLDDNESRRGPLSLPQPYTFKPPCSC, encoded by the exons ATGGAAATTTATTATCTAGTTATtcaatatctaaataataatttaaagttgAA TTTAACAATGGCGATGGAAGAGTATACATCACAAATCAGTGACGAAATTCACACCGATGTTCTCAGCAAAGCTCGAATCTCTTGCTACCAG GCGAGAGATGCGTTCTACTCATGCCTGGTGAATAAATCAGACAAGAAGCCTACAGAAATCGGGACTGTTGGGCTGTTATACCCAGTTGATTGCAACAAAACTAGGCAGGAATATGTGAAGCAATGCAGACCTACTTGG GTGAAGCATTTTGATAGGCAGTACTGTTCTAAGAAGAAAGTTCAGAGACATTTGGATGATAATGAGTCGAGGAGAGGTCCGTTGTCACTTCCACAGCCTTATACATTCAAACCCCCTTGTTCTTGTTGA
- the LOC107024095 gene encoding uncharacterized protein LOC107024095 isoform X3, translated as MAMEEYTSQISDEIHTDVLSKARISCYQARDAFYSCLVNKSDKKPTEIGTVGLLYPVDCNKTRQEYVKQCRPTWVKHFDRQYCSKKKVQRHLDDNESRRGPLSLPQPYTFKPPCSC; from the exons ATGGCGATGGAAGAGTATACATCACAAATCAGTGACGAAATTCACACCGATGTTCTCAGCAAAGCTCGAATCTCTTGCTACCAG GCGAGAGATGCGTTCTACTCATGCCTGGTGAATAAATCAGACAAGAAGCCTACAGAAATCGGGACTGTTGGGCTGTTATACCCAGTTGATTGCAACAAAACTAGGCAGGAATATGTGAAGCAATGCAGACCTACTTGG GTGAAGCATTTTGATAGGCAGTACTGTTCTAAGAAGAAAGTTCAGAGACATTTGGATGATAATGAGTCGAGGAGAGGTCCGTTGTCACTTCCACAGCCTTATACATTCAAACCCCCTTGTTCTTGTTGA
- the LOC107024094 gene encoding transcription factor bHLH82, translating into MQAMNSLLSQQQQSQISLQDLQNGGNGGSTGGVGGLSQHSMGHSHFDPTSSHDDFLEQILSSVPSSSPWPDLSKSWDPHHHLSSPPHNPSSGEDQPPSNPFHSQFHYDDQASSLLASKLRQHQITSGGGAAAAAKALMLQQQLLLSRTLAGNGLRSPNGASGDNGLLSLPLNLSNGDQNDSVANPTNDNSVQALFNGFTGSLGQTSNQPQHFHHPQGGSMQSQSFGAPAMNQTPAASGSAGGGGGSTPAAQPKQQRVRARRGQATDPHSIAERLRRERIAERMKALQELVPNANKTDKASMLDEIIDYVKFLQLQVKVLSMSRLGGAAAVAPLVADMSSEGRGEGNVGRGGNGRASSSNNETMTVTEHQVAKLMEEDMGSAMQYLQGKGLCLMPISLATAISTSTRISNNPLLAPEAGGSTSPTLSALTVQSATAGKDATSISET; encoded by the exons atgcaAGCCATGAATTCACTTCTTAGTCAACAACAGCAGTCACAGATATCACTTCAAGACCTTCAAAATGGCGGAAATGGCGGTTCTACCGGTGGTGTTGGTGGTTTAAGTCAACACAGTATGGGTCACTCTCACTTTGATCCGACGTCGTCTCATGACGATTTTCTCGAACAGATTCTCTCTTCTgttccttcttcttctccttgGCCTGACCTTTCCAAATCATGGGATCCACATCACCATCTCTCATCTCCACCGCATAACCCTAGCTCCGGCGAAGATCAACCTCCTTCTAATCCATTTCACTCACAGTTCCATTACGACGACCAAGCTTCTTCTCTACTAGCTTCAAAGCTCCGTCAACATCAGATCACTAGCGGCGGCGGCGCCGCTGCAGCTGCTAAAGCACTTATGCTACAGCAACAGCTTTTGCTCTCTAGAACACTCGCCGGAAACGGACTCAGGTCCCCAAACGGAGCTTCCGGAGATAACGGCCTCCTTTCCCTACCCCTAAACCTCAGTAATGGTGACCAAAACGACAGCGTCGCTAATCCA ACTAATGACAATTCCGTTCAAGCTCTTTTCAATGGATTCACCGGATCTCTTGGTCAAACCTCCAATCAACCTCAACATTTTCATCATCCTCAG gGAGGATCGATGCAATCGCAGAGCTTCGGAGCTCCGGCGATGAACCAAACTCCGGCAGCAAGTGGTTCAGCTGGTGGCGGTGGAGGTTCAACGCCGGCAGCACAACCAAAACAACAACGAGTTAGAGCTCGTAGAGGTCAAGCTACTGATCCTCACAGCATCGCTGAAAGA TTACGTAGAGAGAGAATTGCAGAGAGAATGAAGGCTTTACAGGAGCTGGTACCCAATGCCAATAAG ACAGACAAGGCTTCAATGCTGGATGAGATCATCGACTATGTCAAATTCCTACAGCTCCAAGTCAAA GTTTTGAGTATGAGTAGATTAGGTGGTGCTGCAGCTGTTGCTCCCTTAGTTGCTGATATGTCCTCTGAG GGAAGAGGTGAAGGAAATGTTGGGAGGGGAGGTAACGGAAGGGCTTCATCTTCAAACAACGAGACAATGACGGTAACAGAGCACCAAGTAGCTAAATTAATGGAGGAAGATATGGGATCGGCTATGCAGTATCTGCAAGGAAAAGGCTTATGCTTAATGCCTATATCCTTAGCTACAGCCATTTCCACTTCCACCAGAATCTCTAACAACCCACTACTTGCCCCCGAAGCCGGTGGCTCAACTTCTCCTACCCTATCGGCTTTGACTGTGCAGTCAGCCACCGCCGGAAAAGACGCCACTTCAATATCTGAAACTTAA
- the LOC107025988 gene encoding NADP-dependent glyceraldehyde-3-phosphate dehydrogenase has product MAGNGVFAEIIDGEVYKYYCEGEWKKSASGKSVAIINPTTRKTQYKVQACTQEEVNKVMEIAKAAQKSWAKTPLWKRAELLHKAAAILKEHKAPIAECLVKEIAKPAKDAVTEVVRSGDLVSYTAEEGVRILGEGKFLVSDSFPGNERTKYCLTSKIPLGVILAIPPFNYPVNLAVSKIAPALIAGNSLVLKPPTQGAVAALHMVHCFHLAGFPKGLISCVTGKGSEIGDFLTMHPGVNCISFTGGDTGVAISKKAGMVPLQMELGGKDACIVLEDADLDLAAGNIVKGGFSYSGQRCTAVKVVLVMESVADILVEKVNAKVAKLTVGPPEDNCDITPVVSESSANFIEGLVMDAKEKDATFCQPYKREGNLIWPLLLDNVRPDMRIAWEEPFGPVLPVIRINSVEEGIHHCNASNFGLQGCVFTKDINKAILISDAMETGTVQINSAPARGPDHFPFQGIKDSGIGSQGITNSINMMTKVKTTVINLPTPSYTMGKL; this is encoded by the exons ATGGCTGGAAATGGAGTATTTGCAGAAATAATTGATGGAGAAGTGTACAAATATTATTGTGAAGGAGAATGGAAAAAATCAGCTTCTGGAAAATCTGTTGCTATTATTAATCCTACTACAAGAAAGACCCAATACAAAGTTCaag CATGTACACAAGAAGAGGTGAACAAAGTAATGGAAATAGCAAAAGCAGCACAAAAATCATGGGCTAAAACACCACTATGGAAAAGAGCAGAGTTACTTCATAAGGCAGCTGCAATTTTGAAAGAACACAAAGCCCCTATTGCTGAATGCCTTGTTAAAGAAATTGCAAAACCAGCTAAAGACGCTGTCACCGAG GTTGTGAGATCTGGTGATTTGGTTTCTTACACTGCTGAAGAAGGAGTTAGAATTCTAGGGGAGGGTAAGTTCTTGGTATCTGATAGTTTCCCTGGAAATGAAAGGACCAAATACTGTCTAACATCCAAG ATACCGTTGGGTGTGATTCTGGCCATTCCTCCTTTCAACTATCCGGTCAATCTTGCCGTCTCCAAGATTGCTCCTGCACTGATTGCTGGAAACTCTTTAGTCCTCAAGCCTCCAACTCAG GGTGCTGTGGCTGCCCTGCATATGGTGCATTGCTTCCACTTAGCTGGATTCCCTAAAGGCCTTATCAGTTGTGTGACCGGAAAAGGTTCTGAAATCGGAGATTTTCTCACTATGCATCCTGGAGTAAATTGTATAAG CTTCACTGGTGGAGACACCGGTGTTGCAATCTCGAAGAAAGCAGGAATGGTCCCTCTACAGATGGAGCTGGGAGGAAAGGATGCTTGTATCGTGCTCGAGGATGCTGATTTAGATTTGGCTGCTGGAAACATTGTGAAAGGAGGATTTTCTTACAG TGGTCAAAGATGCACAGCCGTTAAGGTCGTGTTGGTGATGGAATCTGTTGCTGACATTCTTGTTGAGAAGGTAAATGCCAAAGTGGCAAAGTTAACCGTTGGGCCACCCGAAGATAATTGTGATATCACTCCAGTTGTCTCCGAGTCATCCGCAAATTTCATCGAGGGGTTGGTCATGGACGCAAAGGAGAAAGATGCAACATTTTGCCAGCCATACAAGAGAGAAGGCAACCTTATCTGGCCCTTGTTGTTAGACAATGTTAGGCCGGACATGAGAATCGCTTGGGAAGAACCCTTCGGTCCAGTTTTGCCCGTTATTCGGATCAACTCAGTCGAAGAAGGAATTCACCACTGCAATGCTAGCAATTTCGGTCTGCAG GGTTGTGTGTTCACCAAAGACATCAACAAAGCAATACTGATCAGTGATGCAATGGAAACCGGAACCGTTCAGATTAACTCAGCTCCAGCTCGTGGACCGGATCATTTTCCGTTCCAG GGTATTAAGGACAGTGGAATTGGATCACAAGGGATTACTAACAGTATTAACATGATGACTAAAGTGAAGACCACTGTGATCAATTTGCCAACCCCTTCTTATACTATGGG AAAATTATGA
- the LOC107025615 gene encoding S-norcoclaurine synthase 2-like — protein MKGTISDEIEVNVPANVAWELYGTLHLSKFIVQELPTLLNKVDVIEGDGSTGTVLKITFPEGTPGIPYFKERFNIVDNEKRYKQSQVIEGGYVDLGYIFYGIRFEVNEKDENSCITKFTVNYEVEDVKLASHAFTMFEPLQTVIRSAKTYLTNKHTSN, from the exons ATGAAGGGGACAATTTCAGATGAGATAGAAGTGAATGTGCCTGCAAATGTAGCATGGGAGCTCTATGGAACATTACATTTGTCTAAATTCATTGTGCAAGAGTTGCCTACTCTTCTTAACAAAGTTGATGTGATTGAAGGTGATGGTAGTACTGGAACTGTCCTCAAAATCACTTTTCCTGAAG gTACACCAGGAATACCTTATTTCAAGGAAAGATTCAACATAGTAGACAATGAAAAAAGATACAAGCAATCTCAAGTGATTGAAGGTGGATATGTTGATCttggatatattttttatggaaTTAGATTTGAAGTGAATGAGAAAGatgaaaattcatgcatcacaaAATTTACAGTAAATTATGAAGTTGAAGATGTGAAACTTGCAAGTCATGCATTCACTATGTTTGAGCCATTGCAAACTGTCATCAGATCAGCCAAGACttatttaacaaataaacacacatctaattaa
- the LOC107024398 gene encoding S-norcoclaurine synthase 1-like: MLGKFIELVQINAAASEVWNLYGTNEFSKFVVEKLPHIVEKVELIEGNGGAGTLVQVSLLGNPPYKEKFVLMDDKKRVKEVEIVEGGYLDLGFTFYGFKFEVIEEDENSSFIKLTIDFETKDIENIHLTIANLQAFIAIMKASADYLEK, translated from the exons atgtTGGGGAAATTTATAGAGCTAGTACAAATAAATGCAGCAGCAAGTGAAGTGTGGAATCTTTATGGcactaatgaattttcaaaatttgttgTTGAAAAACTCCCACACATTGTTGAAAAAGTTGAGTTAATTGAAGGCAATGGAGGAGCTGGTACACTAGTGCAAGTTA GTTTACTTGGGAATCCTCCATATAAAGAGAAGTTTGTGTTAATGGATGATAAAAAAAGAGTGAAGGAAGTAGAGATTGTTGAAGGTGGATATCTTGATCTTGGATTTACTTTCTATGGATTCAAATTTGAAGTCATTGAAGAGGATGAAAATTCATCTTTCATCAAACTTACAATTGATTTTGAGACTaaagatattgaaaatattcATCTTACTATTGCCAATCTCCAAGCTTTTATTGCCATCATGAAAGCTTCTGCTGATTATCTTGAGAAataa